One genomic segment of Falco peregrinus isolate bFalPer1 chromosome 7, bFalPer1.pri, whole genome shotgun sequence includes these proteins:
- the FBXO25 gene encoding F-box only protein 25 isoform X1, translated as MPFLGQDWRSPGWRWIKTEDGWKRCEPFSHTLQDGNNQLNDISHTVVWLLWIQKIMLVWKSVHIITGDDEDEEIYSTEDCEFAAKKRKKDHFRSNTDSQCFYREKWIYVHKESTRERHGYCTLGEAFNRLDFSSAIQDIRRFNYVVKLLQLIAKSQLTSLSGAAQKNYFNILDKIVRKVMEDQYNPRLIKDLLQDLSSTLCILIRGVGKSVLVGNINIWICRLETILLWQQQLKNLQMNKQVNNGLTLSDLPLHMLNNILYRFSDGWDIITLGQVTPTLYMLSEDRQLWKKLCQYHFAEKQFCRHLIPSEKGHIDWKLMYFALQKYYPIKEQYGDTLHFCRHCSILFWKDYHLALLLKDTGHPCTASDPNTCLMPVSPQHFIDLFKF; from the exons ATGCCATTTTTGGGCCAAGACTGGAGATCCCCTGGATGGAGATGGATTAAAACAGAAGATGGGTGGAAACGATGTGAACCCTTCAGTCACACGCTTCAGGATGGGAATAATCAGCTGAATGATATCAGTCACACTGT AGTCTGGCTACTGTGGATACAAAAGATTATGCTTGTCTGGAAGAGTGTTCA CATCATAACTGGTGATGATGAGGATGAAGAAATATACAGTACTGAAGATTGTGAGTTTGCagccaagaaaaggaaaaaagatcatTTTAGGAGTAACACAGATTCACAGT gtttttatCGTGAAAAATGGATTTATGTTCATAAAGAAAGCACCAGGGAA AGACATGGCTATTGCACTTTGGGAGAAGCTTTTAACCGCTTAGACTTTTCAAGTGCAATTCAGGACATCAGAAGGTTCAATTATGTGGTCAAA CTTTTGCAGTTAATTGCAAAATCCCAGTTAACTTCACTGAGTGGTGCAGCGCAAAAGAACTACTTTAACATTTTGGACAAAATTGTGCGGAAGG tcATGGAAGACCAATATAATCCACGATTAATCAAAGATCTTCTACAGGATCTGAGTTCTACTCTCTGTATACTGATTAGGGGAGTAGGAAAATCTGTGTTGGTAGGGAACATCAATATTTGGATTTGTCGATTAGAAACTATCCTTCTGTGGCAACAACAACTAAAAAACCTTCAGATGAACAAG caaGTCAACAATGGTCTTACGCTTAGCGATCTCCCTCTCCATATGCTGAACAACATCTTATACAGGTTCTCTGATGGCTGGGACATTATTACTCTGGGTCAAGTGACCCCAACTTTGTACATGCTTAGTGAAGACAGACAGTTGTGGAAAAAACTCTGCCAGTatcattttgcagaaaagcag TTTTGTAGGCATTTGATTCCATCAGAGAAAGGTCACATTGACTGGAAGCTGATGTACTTTGCGCTTCAGAAATACTACCCAATAAAGGAACAGTACGGGGATACCTTGCATTTCTGTCGACACTGCAGTATTCTGTTTTGGAAG
- the FBXO25 gene encoding F-box only protein 25 isoform X2, with product MPFLGQDWRSPGWRWIKTEDGWKRCEPFSHTLQDGNNQLNDISHTVVWLLWIQKIMLVWKSVHIITGDDEDEEIYSTEDCEFAAKKRKKDHFRSNTDSQCFYREKWIYVHKESTRERHGYCTLGEAFNRLDFSSAIQDIRRFNYVVKLLQLIAKSQLTSLSGAAQKNYFNILDKIVRKVMEDQYNPRLIKDLLQDLSSTLCILIRGVGKSVLVGNINIWICRLETILLWQQQLKNLQMNKQVNNGLTLSDLPLHMLNNILYRFSDGWDIITLGQVTPTLYMLSEDRQLWKKLCQYHFAEKQFCRHLIPSEKGHIDWKLMYFALQKYYPIKEQYGDTLHFCRHCSILFWKDTGHPCTASDPNTCLMPVSPQHFIDLFKF from the exons ATGCCATTTTTGGGCCAAGACTGGAGATCCCCTGGATGGAGATGGATTAAAACAGAAGATGGGTGGAAACGATGTGAACCCTTCAGTCACACGCTTCAGGATGGGAATAATCAGCTGAATGATATCAGTCACACTGT AGTCTGGCTACTGTGGATACAAAAGATTATGCTTGTCTGGAAGAGTGTTCA CATCATAACTGGTGATGATGAGGATGAAGAAATATACAGTACTGAAGATTGTGAGTTTGCagccaagaaaaggaaaaaagatcatTTTAGGAGTAACACAGATTCACAGT gtttttatCGTGAAAAATGGATTTATGTTCATAAAGAAAGCACCAGGGAA AGACATGGCTATTGCACTTTGGGAGAAGCTTTTAACCGCTTAGACTTTTCAAGTGCAATTCAGGACATCAGAAGGTTCAATTATGTGGTCAAA CTTTTGCAGTTAATTGCAAAATCCCAGTTAACTTCACTGAGTGGTGCAGCGCAAAAGAACTACTTTAACATTTTGGACAAAATTGTGCGGAAGG tcATGGAAGACCAATATAATCCACGATTAATCAAAGATCTTCTACAGGATCTGAGTTCTACTCTCTGTATACTGATTAGGGGAGTAGGAAAATCTGTGTTGGTAGGGAACATCAATATTTGGATTTGTCGATTAGAAACTATCCTTCTGTGGCAACAACAACTAAAAAACCTTCAGATGAACAAG caaGTCAACAATGGTCTTACGCTTAGCGATCTCCCTCTCCATATGCTGAACAACATCTTATACAGGTTCTCTGATGGCTGGGACATTATTACTCTGGGTCAAGTGACCCCAACTTTGTACATGCTTAGTGAAGACAGACAGTTGTGGAAAAAACTCTGCCAGTatcattttgcagaaaagcag TTTTGTAGGCATTTGATTCCATCAGAGAAAGGTCACATTGACTGGAAGCTGATGTACTTTGCGCTTCAGAAATACTACCCAATAAAGGAACAGTACGGGGATACCTTGCATTTCTGTCGACACTGCAGTATTCTGTTTTGGAAG
- the FBXO25 gene encoding F-box only protein 25 isoform X4, giving the protein MPFLGQDWRSPGWRWIKTEDGWKRCEPFSHTLQDGNNQLNDISHTVIITGDDEDEEIYSTEDCEFAAKKRKKDHFRSNTDSQCFYREKWIYVHKESTRERHGYCTLGEAFNRLDFSSAIQDIRRFNYVVKLLQLIAKSQLTSLSGAAQKNYFNILDKIVRKVMEDQYNPRLIKDLLQDLSSTLCILIRGVGKSVLVGNINIWICRLETILLWQQQLKNLQMNKQVNNGLTLSDLPLHMLNNILYRFSDGWDIITLGQVTPTLYMLSEDRQLWKKLCQYHFAEKQFCRHLIPSEKGHIDWKLMYFALQKYYPIKEQYGDTLHFCRHCSILFWKDTGHPCTASDPNTCLMPVSPQHFIDLFKF; this is encoded by the exons ATGCCATTTTTGGGCCAAGACTGGAGATCCCCTGGATGGAGATGGATTAAAACAGAAGATGGGTGGAAACGATGTGAACCCTTCAGTCACACGCTTCAGGATGGGAATAATCAGCTGAATGATATCAGTCACACTGT CATCATAACTGGTGATGATGAGGATGAAGAAATATACAGTACTGAAGATTGTGAGTTTGCagccaagaaaaggaaaaaagatcatTTTAGGAGTAACACAGATTCACAGT gtttttatCGTGAAAAATGGATTTATGTTCATAAAGAAAGCACCAGGGAA AGACATGGCTATTGCACTTTGGGAGAAGCTTTTAACCGCTTAGACTTTTCAAGTGCAATTCAGGACATCAGAAGGTTCAATTATGTGGTCAAA CTTTTGCAGTTAATTGCAAAATCCCAGTTAACTTCACTGAGTGGTGCAGCGCAAAAGAACTACTTTAACATTTTGGACAAAATTGTGCGGAAGG tcATGGAAGACCAATATAATCCACGATTAATCAAAGATCTTCTACAGGATCTGAGTTCTACTCTCTGTATACTGATTAGGGGAGTAGGAAAATCTGTGTTGGTAGGGAACATCAATATTTGGATTTGTCGATTAGAAACTATCCTTCTGTGGCAACAACAACTAAAAAACCTTCAGATGAACAAG caaGTCAACAATGGTCTTACGCTTAGCGATCTCCCTCTCCATATGCTGAACAACATCTTATACAGGTTCTCTGATGGCTGGGACATTATTACTCTGGGTCAAGTGACCCCAACTTTGTACATGCTTAGTGAAGACAGACAGTTGTGGAAAAAACTCTGCCAGTatcattttgcagaaaagcag TTTTGTAGGCATTTGATTCCATCAGAGAAAGGTCACATTGACTGGAAGCTGATGTACTTTGCGCTTCAGAAATACTACCCAATAAAGGAACAGTACGGGGATACCTTGCATTTCTGTCGACACTGCAGTATTCTGTTTTGGAAG
- the FBXO25 gene encoding F-box only protein 25 isoform X5 produces the protein MKKYTVLKIVSLQPRKGKKIILGVTQIHSRHGYCTLGEAFNRLDFSSAIQDIRRFNYVVKLLQLIAKSQLTSLSGAAQKNYFNILDKIVRKVMEDQYNPRLIKDLLQDLSSTLCILIRGVGKSVLVGNINIWICRLETILLWQQQLKNLQMNKQVNNGLTLSDLPLHMLNNILYRFSDGWDIITLGQVTPTLYMLSEDRQLWKKLCQYHFAEKQFCRHLIPSEKGHIDWKLMYFALQKYYPIKEQYGDTLHFCRHCSILFWKDTGHPCTASDPNTCLMPVSPQHFIDLFKF, from the exons ATGAAGAAATATACAGTACTGAAGATTGTGAGTTTGCagccaagaaaaggaaaaaagatcatTTTAGGAGTAACACAGATTCACAGT AGACATGGCTATTGCACTTTGGGAGAAGCTTTTAACCGCTTAGACTTTTCAAGTGCAATTCAGGACATCAGAAGGTTCAATTATGTGGTCAAA CTTTTGCAGTTAATTGCAAAATCCCAGTTAACTTCACTGAGTGGTGCAGCGCAAAAGAACTACTTTAACATTTTGGACAAAATTGTGCGGAAGG tcATGGAAGACCAATATAATCCACGATTAATCAAAGATCTTCTACAGGATCTGAGTTCTACTCTCTGTATACTGATTAGGGGAGTAGGAAAATCTGTGTTGGTAGGGAACATCAATATTTGGATTTGTCGATTAGAAACTATCCTTCTGTGGCAACAACAACTAAAAAACCTTCAGATGAACAAG caaGTCAACAATGGTCTTACGCTTAGCGATCTCCCTCTCCATATGCTGAACAACATCTTATACAGGTTCTCTGATGGCTGGGACATTATTACTCTGGGTCAAGTGACCCCAACTTTGTACATGCTTAGTGAAGACAGACAGTTGTGGAAAAAACTCTGCCAGTatcattttgcagaaaagcag TTTTGTAGGCATTTGATTCCATCAGAGAAAGGTCACATTGACTGGAAGCTGATGTACTTTGCGCTTCAGAAATACTACCCAATAAAGGAACAGTACGGGGATACCTTGCATTTCTGTCGACACTGCAGTATTCTGTTTTGGAAG